One part of the Arabidopsis thaliana chromosome 4, partial sequence genome encodes these proteins:
- the CYP702A3 gene encoding cytochrome P450, family 702, subfamily A, polypeptide 3 (''cytochrome P450, family 702, subfamily A, polypeptide 3'' (CYP702A3); FUNCTIONS IN: electron carrier activity, monooxygenase activity, iron ion binding, heme binding; LOCATED IN: endomembrane system; CONTAINS InterPro DOMAIN/s: Cytochrome P450 (InterPro:IPR001128), Cytochrome P450, E-class, group IV (InterPro:IPR002403), Cytochrome P450, conserved site (InterPro:IPR017972); BEST Arabidopsis thaliana protein match is: cytochrome P450, family 702, subfamily A, polypeptide 2 (TAIR:AT4G15300.1); Has 23641 Blast hits to 23593 proteins in 1422 species: Archae - 48; Bacteria - 3254; Metazoa - 9876; Fungi - 3216; Plants - 6409; Viruses - 3; Other Eukaryotes - 835 (source: NCBI BLink).), with protein MSEIYVLALSVVFSLIVVKLCHWVYQWSNPKCKGKLPPGSMGFPIIGETFEFMTPFDISLVVSPYLKKRISRYGSKVFRTSLFGAKVIVSIDPDVNMEIAKASSQLRATESVTRIFGENNPFLQSKEIHKYVRNLTSRFVGPEGLKTRLIHDIDNLLRNDVENGARNGSFDVREATIKMVGELIAKKIMGETESEAVKELGLCWSAFRTSWFQFSYNIPGTTVYRLVKARRKAAKLLKALILKKKASKEGLGDFLDIIFDEMEKDGTALDIDKAVNLIFVFFILSQETTPGVQGAVVKLVADHPSVMEELQREHEAIVQNRADKDTGVTWEEYKSMTFTHMVIKESLRFTSTQPTVHRIPDQDVQIGDYTLPAGWLFFGIPQVHFDEEKYDDPLTFNPWRWQGKDINSTVSREYMPFGAGGTHCVGSEFAKLIIAILLHHLSRFRWSLDPKTEVLRRYTLVFPAGCVVHISKESE; from the exons atgtcagAAATTTATGTCTTAGCATTGTCTGTTGTATTCTCACTCATAGTAGTGAAACTCTGCCATTGGGTTTACCAGTGGAGTAACCCAAAATGTAAAGGAAAACTTCCTCCAGGATCGATGGGGTTTCCGATCATCGGAGAAACTTTCGAATTTATGACGCCATTTGACATCAGTCTAGTAGTTTCACCGTATCTGAAGAAGAGAATATCCAG ATATGGTTCGAAAGTGTTTCGGACAAGTCTATTCGGGGCAAAAGTTATTGTCTCTATTGATCCCGACGTGAATATGGAGATAGCAAAGGCGAGTTCGCAGTTGCGTGCTACGGAGAGCGTAACGCGGATATTTGGAGAAAACAACCCGTTCCTCCAGAGCAAGGAGATTCATAAATATGTCCGGAACTTGACTTCCCGATTTGTTGGTCCCGAGGGtttaaaaacaagattaattCATGACATTGACAATTTGTTACGAAATGATGTTGAGAACGGAGCACGAAACGGTTCTTTCGACGTTAGAGAGGCAACAATCAAG ATGGTGGGTGAACTTATTGCAAAGAAAATAATGGGTGAAACGGAATCCGAGGCCGTAAAAGAACTCGGGTTATGCTGGAGTGCTTTCCGAACCAGTTGGTTTCAGTTTTCTTACAACATTCCTGGAACAACTGTTTATCGACTCGTGAAG GCTCGGAGGAAGGCTGCGAAGCTGCTAAAGGCCTtgattctgaagaagaaagcatcAAAAGAAGGACTTGGCGATTTCTTAGatataatatttgatgaaATGGAAAAGGATGGGACCGCTTTAGATATAGACAAAGCCGTAAACTTAatattcgtcttcttcatACTCTCCCAAGAGACAACTCCTGGTGTTCAAGGAGCGGTTGTGAAGCTTGTAGCAGACCACCCCAGCGTTATGGAAGAATTGCAGAGAGAGCACGAGGCGATTGTTCAAAATCGAGCTGATAAAGACACTGGAGTCACATGGGAAGAATACAAATCTATGACATTTACTCACATG GTTATCAAAGAGTCTCTTCGGTTTACTAGTACACAACCTACAGTGCACAGAATACCTGATCAGGACGTTCAGATTGGAG ATTATACATTACCTGCTGGGTGGCTATTTTTTGGCATCCCTCAAGTTCactttgatgaagaaaagtatGATGATCCACTTACCTTTAATCCATGGAGGTGGCAG GGAAAAGATATAAACAGTACGGTATCTAGGGAATACATGCCGTTTGGAGCTGGCGGGACTCATTGTGTAGGGTCAGAGTTTGCTAAGCTTATAATTGCAATCTTGCTGCATCATTTGTCCAGATTCag GTGGTCATTGGATCCAAAAACAGAAGTACTTCGAAGGTATACACTTGTGTTCCCGGCTGGATGTGTAGTCCACATCTCCAAGGAATCGGAGTGA
- the CYP702A2 gene encoding cytochrome P450, family 702, subfamily A, polypeptide 2, whose translation MVSLFLVKIFHWVYQWRNPKTNGKLPPGSMGFPFIGETFEFFKPHDALQFSTFIKDRVLRHGPVFRTSLFGDKAIISMDMELNLEMAKANSVPGVTKSVIRLFGENNLFLQSKESHKHVRNLTFQLLGPQGLKSRMIEDVDLLARTYMEEGARNGYLDVKETSSKILIGCLAKKVMGEMEPEAAKELALCWRYFQSGWFRFFLNLPGTGVYKMMKARKRMMKLLRKTVLTKRASGEELGEFFNIIFGEMEGEGETMSVENAVEYIYTFFLVANETTPRILAATVKFISDHPKVKQELQREHEEIVRGKAEKEGGLTWEDYKSMHFTQMVINESLRIISTAPTVLRVLEHDFQVGDYTIPAGWTFMGYPHIHFNSEKYEDPYAFNPWRWEGKDLGAIVSKTFIPFGAGRRLCVGAEFAKMQMAVFIHHLFRYRWSMKSGTTIIRSFMLMFPGGCDVQISEDTEVDK comes from the exons ATGGTTTCACTCTTTTTAGTGAAGATATTTCATTGGGTCTATCAGTGGAGAAATCCAAAAACTAATGGAAAACTACCTCCAGGGTCTATGGGCTTTCCGTTCATTGGAGAGACTTTTGAGTTCTTTAAGCCTCATGACGCTCTTCAATTTTCAACATTCATCAAAGACAGAGTCCTTAG aCATGGACCAGTTTTTCGGACAAGCTTATTTGGAGACAAAGCTATAATCTCAATGGATATGGAATTGAATCTCGAGATGGCGAAGGCAAATTCCGTCCCTGGTGTCACGAAGAGCGTAATACGACTATTTGGGGAGAACAACTTGTTTTTGCAGAGCAAGGAGTCCCATAAACATGTTCGGAACTTGACGTTCCAGTTGTTGGGTCCACAAGGTTTAAAATCAAGGATGATTGAAGACGTGGATCTCTTGGCTCGCACGTACATGGAGGAAGGAGCTAGGAACGGCTACCTTGACGTAAAGGAAACATCAAGCAag ATTTTAATTGGATGCCTTGCGAAGAAAGTTATGGGCGAGATGGAACCAGAGGCGGCGAAAGAACTCGCCCTCTGCTGGAGATATTTTCAGAGTGGCTGGTTTAGATTCTTTCTCAACCTTCCTGGGACAGGTGTCTATAAAATGATGAAG GCAAGAaagaggatgatgaagttACTAAGGAAGACAGTGTTGACGAAGAGAGCATCAGGAGAGGAGTTAGGGGAGTTCTTCAACATCATATTTGGAGAAAtggaaggagaaggagaaacgATGAGCGTAGAGAATGCGGTCGAGTACATATATACCTTCTTTTTGGTTGCTAATGAAACAACACCAAGGATTCTTGCGGCTACAGTAAAGTTTATAAGCGACCACCCTAAAGTCAAGCAAGAGTTACAAAGAGAACATGAAGAAATTGTTCGGGGTAAGGCAGAGAAGGAAGGCGGCCTAACATGGGAAGACTACAAATCAATGCATTTCACTCAGATG GTTATCAATGAGTCGCTTAGAATCATAAGCACAGCACCAACAGTTCTTAGAGTACTTGAACATGATTTCCAAGTTGGTGATTATACAATTCCAGCTGGTTGGACCTTTATGGGATATCCTCATATCCATTTCAATTCAGAAAAATACGAAGACCCTTACGCATTTAATCCATGGCGCTGGGAG gGAAAGGATTTGGGCGCGATCGTCTCCAAGACTTTCATTCCCTTCGGTGCAGGTCGTAGACTTTGTGTAGGGGCTGAGTTTGCTAAGATGCAGATGGCCGTTTTTATCCATCATTTGTTTAGATACAG GTGGTCTATGAAGTCAGGGACAACAATAATTCGAAGCTTTATGCTTATGTTTCCAGGTGGGTGTGATGTTCAAATTTCAGAAGACACTGAAGTCGATAAGTGA
- the CYP702A2 gene encoding cytochrome P450, family 702, subfamily A, polypeptide 2, whose translation MVEFHELLTVMVSLFLVKIFHWVYQWRNPKTNGKLPPGSMGFPFIGETFEFFKPHDALQFSTFIKDRVLRHGPVFRTSLFGDKAIISMDMELNLEMAKANSVPGVTKSVIRLFGENNLFLQSKESHKHVRNLTFQLLGPQGLKSRMIEDVDLLARTYMEEGARNGYLDVKETSSKILIGCLAKKVMGEMEPEAAKELALCWRYFQSGWFRFFLNLPGTGVYKMMKARKRMMKLLRKTVLTKRASGEELGEFFNIIFGEMEGEGETMSVENAVEYIYTFFLVANETTPRILAATVKFISDHPKVKQELQREHEEIVRGKAEKEGGLTWEDYKSMHFTQMVINESLRIISTAPTVLRVLEHDFQVGDYTIPAGWTFMGYPHIHFNSEKYEDPYAFNPWRWEGKDLGAIVSKTFIPFGAGRRLCVGAEFAKMQMAVFIHHLFRYRWSMKSGTTIIRSFMLMFPGGCDVQISEDTEVDK comes from the exons atggtaGAATTTCATGAGTTATTGACTGTGATGGTTTCACTCTTTTTAGTGAAGATATTTCATTGGGTCTATCAGTGGAGAAATCCAAAAACTAATGGAAAACTACCTCCAGGGTCTATGGGCTTTCCGTTCATTGGAGAGACTTTTGAGTTCTTTAAGCCTCATGACGCTCTTCAATTTTCAACATTCATCAAAGACAGAGTCCTTAG aCATGGACCAGTTTTTCGGACAAGCTTATTTGGAGACAAAGCTATAATCTCAATGGATATGGAATTGAATCTCGAGATGGCGAAGGCAAATTCCGTCCCTGGTGTCACGAAGAGCGTAATACGACTATTTGGGGAGAACAACTTGTTTTTGCAGAGCAAGGAGTCCCATAAACATGTTCGGAACTTGACGTTCCAGTTGTTGGGTCCACAAGGTTTAAAATCAAGGATGATTGAAGACGTGGATCTCTTGGCTCGCACGTACATGGAGGAAGGAGCTAGGAACGGCTACCTTGACGTAAAGGAAACATCAAGCAag ATTTTAATTGGATGCCTTGCGAAGAAAGTTATGGGCGAGATGGAACCAGAGGCGGCGAAAGAACTCGCCCTCTGCTGGAGATATTTTCAGAGTGGCTGGTTTAGATTCTTTCTCAACCTTCCTGGGACAGGTGTCTATAAAATGATGAAG GCAAGAaagaggatgatgaagttACTAAGGAAGACAGTGTTGACGAAGAGAGCATCAGGAGAGGAGTTAGGGGAGTTCTTCAACATCATATTTGGAGAAAtggaaggagaaggagaaacgATGAGCGTAGAGAATGCGGTCGAGTACATATATACCTTCTTTTTGGTTGCTAATGAAACAACACCAAGGATTCTTGCGGCTACAGTAAAGTTTATAAGCGACCACCCTAAAGTCAAGCAAGAGTTACAAAGAGAACATGAAGAAATTGTTCGGGGTAAGGCAGAGAAGGAAGGCGGCCTAACATGGGAAGACTACAAATCAATGCATTTCACTCAGATG GTTATCAATGAGTCGCTTAGAATCATAAGCACAGCACCAACAGTTCTTAGAGTACTTGAACATGATTTCCAAGTTGGTGATTATACAATTCCAGCTGGTTGGACCTTTATGGGATATCCTCATATCCATTTCAATTCAGAAAAATACGAAGACCCTTACGCATTTAATCCATGGCGCTGGGAG gGAAAGGATTTGGGCGCGATCGTCTCCAAGACTTTCATTCCCTTCGGTGCAGGTCGTAGACTTTGTGTAGGGGCTGAGTTTGCTAAGATGCAGATGGCCGTTTTTATCCATCATTTGTTTAGATACAG GTGGTCTATGAAGTCAGGGACAACAATAATTCGAAGCTTTATGCTTATGTTTCCAGGTGGGTGTGATGTTCAAATTTCAGAAGACACTGAAGTCGATAAGTGA
- the CYP702A2 gene encoding cytochrome P450, family 702, subfamily A, polypeptide 2 (''cytochrome P450, family 702, subfamily A, polypeptide 2'' (CYP702A2); FUNCTIONS IN: electron carrier activity, monooxygenase activity, iron ion binding, oxygen binding, heme binding; INVOLVED IN: oxidation reduction; CONTAINS InterPro DOMAIN/s: Cytochrome P450 (InterPro:IPR001128), Cytochrome P450, E-class, group I (InterPro:IPR002401), Cytochrome P450, conserved site (InterPro:IPR017972); BEST Arabidopsis thaliana protein match is: cytochrome P450, family 702, subfamily A, polypeptide 1 (TAIR:AT1G65670.1); Has 25468 Blast hits to 25413 proteins in 1422 species: Archae - 48; Bacteria - 3073; Metazoa - 10391; Fungi - 4118; Plants - 6969; Viruses - 3; Other Eukaryotes - 866 (source: NCBI BLink).), whose protein sequence is MVSLFLVKIFHWVYQWRNPKTNGKLPPGSMGFPFIGETFEFFKPHDALQFSTFIKDRVLRFFADFSSIHLSFFRTSLFGDKAIISMDMELNLEMAKANSVPGVTKSVIRLFGENNLFLQSKESHKHVRNLTFQLLGPQGLKSRMIEDVDLLARTYMEEGARNGYLDVKETSSKILIGCLAKKVMGEMEPEAAKELALCWRYFQSGWFRFFLNLPGTGVYKMMKVLFVQYTEADISWQARKRMMKLLRKTVLTKRASGEELGEFFNIIFGEMEGEGETMSVENAVEYIYTFFLVANETTPRILAATVKFISDHPKVKQELQREHEEIVRGKAEKEGGLTWEDYKSMHFTQMVINESLRIISTAPTVLRVLEHDFQVGDYTIPAGWTFMGYPHIHFNSEKYEDPYAFNPWRWEGKDLGAIVSKTFIPFGAGRRLCVGAEFAKMQMAVFIHHLFRYRWSMKSGTTIIRSFMLMFPGGCDVQISEDTEVDK, encoded by the exons ATGGTTTCACTCTTTTTAGTGAAGATATTTCATTGGGTCTATCAGTGGAGAAATCCAAAAACTAATGGAAAACTACCTCCAGGGTCTATGGGCTTTCCGTTCATTGGAGAGACTTTTGAGTTCTTTAAGCCTCATGACGCTCTTCAATTTTCAACATTCATCAAAGACAGAGTCCTTAGGTTTTTTGCTGATTTCTCTAGCATTCATTTGTCAT TTTTTCGGACAAGCTTATTTGGAGACAAAGCTATAATCTCAATGGATATGGAATTGAATCTCGAGATGGCGAAGGCAAATTCCGTCCCTGGTGTCACGAAGAGCGTAATACGACTATTTGGGGAGAACAACTTGTTTTTGCAGAGCAAGGAGTCCCATAAACATGTTCGGAACTTGACGTTCCAGTTGTTGGGTCCACAAGGTTTAAAATCAAGGATGATTGAAGACGTGGATCTCTTGGCTCGCACGTACATGGAGGAAGGAGCTAGGAACGGCTACCTTGACGTAAAGGAAACATCAAGCAag ATTTTAATTGGATGCCTTGCGAAGAAAGTTATGGGCGAGATGGAACCAGAGGCGGCGAAAGAACTCGCCCTCTGCTGGAGATATTTTCAGAGTGGCTGGTTTAGATTCTTTCTCAACCTTCCTGGGACAGGTGTCTATAAAATGATGAAGGT GCTTTTTGTGCAATACACTGAGGCTGATATTTCGTGGCAGGCAAGAaagaggatgatgaagttACTAAGGAAGACAGTGTTGACGAAGAGAGCATCAGGAGAGGAGTTAGGGGAGTTCTTCAACATCATATTTGGAGAAAtggaaggagaaggagaaacgATGAGCGTAGAGAATGCGGTCGAGTACATATATACCTTCTTTTTGGTTGCTAATGAAACAACACCAAGGATTCTTGCGGCTACAGTAAAGTTTATAAGCGACCACCCTAAAGTCAAGCAAGAGTTACAAAGAGAACATGAAGAAATTGTTCGGGGTAAGGCAGAGAAGGAAGGCGGCCTAACATGGGAAGACTACAAATCAATGCATTTCACTCAGATG GTTATCAATGAGTCGCTTAGAATCATAAGCACAGCACCAACAGTTCTTAGAGTACTTGAACATGATTTCCAAGTTGGTGATTATACAATTCCAGCTGGTTGGACCTTTATGGGATATCCTCATATCCATTTCAATTCAGAAAAATACGAAGACCCTTACGCATTTAATCCATGGCGCTGGGAG gGAAAGGATTTGGGCGCGATCGTCTCCAAGACTTTCATTCCCTTCGGTGCAGGTCGTAGACTTTGTGTAGGGGCTGAGTTTGCTAAGATGCAGATGGCCGTTTTTATCCATCATTTGTTTAGATACAG GTGGTCTATGAAGTCAGGGACAACAATAATTCGAAGCTTTATGCTTATGTTTCCAGGTGGGTGTGATGTTCAAATTTCAGAAGACACTGAAGTCGATAAGTGA